The genomic interval CACATGAGTGCCAAGGTCATACCACCTACCAACGGTGAACTCCTTGGAACCCCAAAGAAGTTGATAAAAATTGCCAAGCCTAAAAGACCAAACAAAATGGAAGGAATCGCGGCAAGGTTGTTGATATTCACCTCAATGATCTGCGTCCAACGATTATCAGGAGCAAACTCTTCGAGATAAATGGCTGTCATAACGCCAATTGGAAACGCAATCAACATCGTGACGATAATGGTCATCACCGTTCCAATGATGGAAGAGTAGATACCCGAATTTTCAGGAATTTTTGAATCGCCGGTGGTGAGAAAAATGGTGTTAAACTTCAGTTCAACCAGCCCTTTTTCTTTGAGTTCATCCACATAGGCACGTTCATTTGGCTTGGTTCGTGACTCTTTGCCTTTGACATATTGGTCAACCTCAGAGTTGGCGAGTACCCAGTGTTCTTGTGTCGTATTCATCCATGTTGGATTTTGTTTGACTTGATTGGGAATGTCTCTTAGCCATGCGCGACTGATAATTTTAAGGTTTTTACCTTTAACCGCAACATAAGGATTTTCCAAAACCTCTTCATTGATGGTGACTTCCATTTTGACATAGGTTTGAAAAAAAGCGGGATAGCCGGATCTTCCTAAATCCACCAAAAAGAAGATCAAAAAAGAGACAGAGAAGACAATCGCCATAATCGTAGCCCCTTTAAAAAGAGCTGCTTTTTGGTTACGTCTTTTGATCTGTGGTATGTAAAAATAGTTGTCGTTTTGCTCTTTCATATCTGCCCTTTAAAGCGTTGAAACTTTGTATTTTCTATGGAACTTACGAATGGTACTGACCGAGATAATGTTAATGACCAATGTCACCACAAAAAGCACCAAACCCAGCGCAAAGGCTGAGAGGGTGAGTGGGTTGTTAAACTCTTGATCACCCGTAAGCGATTCAACGATTTTAACCGTGACGGTGGTCATATCTTCCAGTGGATTCCACGTTAAGTTTGGTCTTAAACCTGCTGCCATAACAACGATCATGGTCTCTCCAAGGGCTCGTGAGACACCAAGGAGGATCGAAGCGATGATACCTGGCATCGCAGAAGGGAGAACCACAAAACGAATCGTCTCTGCTTTGTTCATACCAAGTGCATACGCACCATTGCGCATATTTTGAGGTACAGAGCTGATAACATCATCGGAGAGGGAAGAGATAAACGGGATAATCATAATCCCCATGATAATACCTGAAGAGAGTGCGTTTTGGTACTGTGCTTCGATGCCAAAGACCGCAAAAAATTTAACCACAAGCGGAGCGACCGTAAGGGCAGCAAAGAATCCATACACAACGGTTGGGATACCCGCTAAAATCTCTAAAAAAGGCTTCACTTGAGATCTAACACTTGAACTGGCATACTCAGACATAAAAATCGCAGACAGCAGTCCCATCGGAATGGCAACCACCATCGCAATAGCGGTGATGTAAAAAGTTCCTGCAAAAATAGGCACGGCGCCAAATTTAGCTTCCGCCGCGTTCGCATCTGCTCTACCCGCACCCTCTAAAAAGGCGGTATCGGGTGACCACTCTAAACCAAAGATGAAGTGAAAGAAACTTTGCATTTGGAAGAAATGAAGCGCTTCAAAGATGATAGAAAGCAAGATACCAAAGGTTGTTAGCACCGAAACCAATGAAGCGGTGAAGAGCATTCCCTTAATCAAATCTTCTACCAAGTCACGCGCTTTGGTCGTACCTTGGATATTTTTAATCAAGAGTCCAAGGGTGAGTGCTCCCACACCAAGGGCTGCTGCTAAAAGCATCGTTGGGGGAATGGCGTGAACGCCAAAAAGATATAAAAATACTCCACAAACCCCAATCGTAATGATCGGAAGTCCTGTATAAAGAGCTCCAAACCAACCGTATTGGTCAGGTTGAGAATGCATTTTAATACCTTGTGAACGAATCGTGATGGCTTTTTGTCGGCCTAAAACATAGCCTAGAAACATTAGTGGAACAAGTCCACCAAAAAAGATAAGATAGAGTGTTTGCGTACTCACCAGAGTCCTTTAAAAAGAGGTGCGAGAGGCTCTAAAAGCCTCTCATCGGTCTTACATGTAAACTTATGGAAGAATGGTATTTTTCTTAACCATCTCTTCAGTGAGTTTAGTCTTAGCTAAAACAGCTGCTTGTACTTTTTTAAGATCTCCCTCGGTCATTGGAACCAAACCGATTGTTTTAAGTACACCTTTTGTACCGATCATTTTTGCATCAACATACAATTTCAAGAATTCATCCATCCCTTTAACTTGAGAACGGTGTGAGTTTTTAGCGTAGATATAAAGGCTTCTTGAGATTGGGTATTTTGCAGATGAAATCGTATCAAATGCTGGTTCAACGCTATCCACAGATGCGCCATTGATTTTATCGCCATTCTCTTCAAGGAAGCTGTAACCAAAGATACCAAATGCAGCAGTGTCTTTCGTCAATTTTTGAACGATTAGGTTGTCATTTTCACCTGCTGGAACAAACACACCGTCTTGGCGTACTGCTTTGTATTTGCCTTTTTTGTCGCCATACGCTTCAAATTTCTTTGAGCTGTGCTCCATAACCATTTCATCAAATGAGTCACGTGTTCCTGATGTGGTTGGAGGACCGTAAACGGTAATTTTTCTATTTGGAAGAGCCGCATCGATCTCATTCCATGTTTTGTATGGGTTTTTAATGAGTGACTTACCATCTTTACTTGGTACTTCTTCAGCAAGTGCTAAGAACATTTGCTCACGTGTAAAGTTGATTTTGCCATTGGTTTTAGATTGCGCAAACGCGATACCATCAAATCCTACCATCATACCCGTGATG from Sulfurospirillum multivorans DSM 12446 carries:
- the pstA gene encoding phosphate ABC transporter permease PstA: MKEQNDNYFYIPQIKRRNQKAALFKGATIMAIVFSVSFLIFFLVDLGRSGYPAFFQTYVKMEVTINEEVLENPYVAVKGKNLKIISRAWLRDIPNQVKQNPTWMNTTQEHWVLANSEVDQYVKGKESRTKPNERAYVDELKEKGLVELKFNTIFLTTGDSKIPENSGIYSSIIGTVMTIIVTMLIAFPIGVMTAIYLEEFAPDNRWTQIIEVNINNLAAIPSILFGLLGLAIFINFFGVPRSSPLVGGMTLALMCLPVIIVSSKASLKSVPASIRQAGFGLGLTKWQIVRDHVLPLAMPGIMTGSIISIAHALGETAPLIIVGMIAFVPDAATSFTDAATVLPAQIFTWAGMPEKAYLERTAAGIIVLLAVLLSMNAGAVYLRKKFERKW
- the pstC gene encoding phosphate ABC transporter permease subunit PstC, with amino-acid sequence MLFTASLVSVLTTFGILLSIIFEALHFFQMQSFFHFIFGLEWSPDTAFLEGAGRADANAAEAKFGAVPIFAGTFYITAIAMVVAIPMGLLSAIFMSEYASSSVRSQVKPFLEILAGIPTVVYGFFAALTVAPLVVKFFAVFGIEAQYQNALSSGIIMGIMIIPFISSLSDDVISSVPQNMRNGAYALGMNKAETIRFVVLPSAMPGIIASILLGVSRALGETMIVVMAAGLRPNLTWNPLEDMTTVTVKIVESLTGDQEFNNPLTLSAFALGLVLFVVTLVINIISVSTIRKFHRKYKVSTL
- a CDS encoding PstS family phosphate ABC transporter substrate-binding protein, which encodes MTIKTCAIALLSVAALSVTASARDQIKIVGSSTVYPFTSYVAEEFKATTGNATPVVESTGTGGGMKIFCSGNGLDTPDFTNASRPMKASEYKTCLENGVTDITGMMVGFDGIAFAQSKTNGKINFTREQMFLALAEEVPSKDGKSLIKNPYKTWNEIDAALPNRKITVYGPPTTSGTRDSFDEMVMEHSSKKFEAYGDKKGKYKAVRQDGVFVPAGENDNLIVQKLTKDTAAFGIFGYSFLEENGDKINGASVDSVEPAFDTISSAKYPISRSLYIYAKNSHRSQVKGMDEFLKLYVDAKMIGTKGVLKTIGLVPMTEGDLKKVQAAVLAKTKLTEEMVKKNTILP